A single window of Archangium gephyra DNA harbors:
- a CDS encoding phytanoyl-CoA dioxygenase family protein, which produces MSKGPPGRAGTVETARSTLDDAQLEQFIRDGFVRINEAFPRELAEEGLAILWRDTGCAPNEPRTWTRPVIRLGGYAQEPFAKAVNTPVLRTAFDQLVGAGRWAPRFSLGTFPVRFPSPEDPGDAGWHVDASYPGGDPTDFFSYRINVHSKERALLMLFLFSDVGEDDAPTRIRVGSHLDVARILEPAGEAGLLFMELAGKLDRTAGRPEALATGAAGTVYLCHPFLVHSAQPHHGKTPRFMAQPPLLLAEPLRLEREDSGYSPVELAIKQGLGGRS; this is translated from the coding sequence ATGTCCAAAGGCCCACCAGGACGTGCAGGCACGGTTGAGACGGCCCGCTCCACGCTCGATGACGCACAGCTCGAGCAGTTCATCCGGGATGGCTTTGTCCGGATCAACGAGGCGTTCCCTCGTGAGCTCGCGGAGGAAGGGCTCGCCATCCTCTGGAGGGATACGGGCTGTGCTCCCAACGAGCCAAGGACGTGGACCCGGCCCGTCATTCGTCTCGGAGGCTATGCACAGGAACCCTTCGCCAAGGCGGTGAACACGCCCGTGCTTCGCACGGCGTTCGACCAGCTCGTCGGGGCAGGGCGTTGGGCTCCCCGTTTCAGTCTCGGCACCTTCCCGGTGCGGTTTCCAAGCCCCGAGGATCCAGGCGACGCGGGCTGGCACGTGGACGCGAGCTATCCGGGGGGAGATCCCACCGACTTCTTCTCCTATCGCATCAACGTTCATTCCAAGGAGCGCGCGCTCCTGATGCTCTTCCTGTTCTCGGATGTCGGCGAAGACGATGCTCCTACCCGTATCCGGGTGGGCTCCCATCTCGACGTGGCGCGGATTCTGGAACCCGCGGGCGAAGCAGGCCTGTTGTTCATGGAGCTGGCCGGGAAGCTGGACAGGACGGCCGGGCGGCCCGAGGCCTTGGCGACTGGAGCGGCGGGCACGGTGTACCTCTGCCATCCCTTCCTCGTTCATTCCGCGCAGCCCCATCACGGCAAGACACCCCGTTTCATGGCGCAACCTCCGCTGCTCCTGGCGGAGCCTCTCCGTCTCGAGCGGGAGGACAGCGGCTATTCGCCGGTGGAGCTCGCCATCAAGCAAGGGCTTGGGGGGCGCTCGTAA